From Geomonas agri, one genomic window encodes:
- a CDS encoding sensor histidine kinase, translated as MDVMRRMARWAKLSEPGLISFIFQILLGALIVLVFWIIDGLLDYLLFGGRPLADFLLASDSHEDFALVLFLVGGLLLYSRRAHRNEAVLEQALQAALDEAQRERAKMEGIFEALGEAVSIQDPDLKVLYQNPAHQRMTGDNAGRLCYEAYRKESEACAGCHILASFDDGKVHRAELGPEASATGGYVELIGSSLKGKDGKPLYGIEIVRDITARKLAEQETAALNAALTHQAAELQQANQELEAFCHAISHDMRAPLTRVYSSAQELRGYREQLDDNGRFFVDLVHDGCIQMEALLDSLMVLCRVTEVELACVTFDLAPAVQEIAAQLRQDYPDRPVSFRAPNQLPVYGDPQLLRVVLENLLSNAWKYSTKVEAPEVELGTRTTGHGETTVFIRDNGAGFDSSRAGQLFQPFKRLHTYREFPGTGLGLATVRRIVRRHNGRVWGEGEPGRGATFYFTLPG; from the coding sequence ATGGACGTAATGCGGCGCATGGCCCGATGGGCCAAGCTCTCCGAACCTGGGCTCATCTCTTTTATTTTTCAGATACTCCTGGGAGCGCTGATCGTTCTGGTGTTCTGGATTATTGACGGCCTGCTCGATTACCTCCTCTTTGGCGGTAGACCCCTGGCGGATTTCCTTCTGGCCTCGGACAGCCACGAGGACTTCGCCCTGGTGCTTTTCCTGGTTGGCGGCCTGCTACTCTACAGCCGTCGCGCCCACCGTAACGAGGCTGTCCTGGAACAAGCACTGCAGGCTGCGCTGGATGAGGCGCAAAGGGAGCGGGCCAAAATGGAGGGGATCTTCGAGGCCCTCGGTGAGGCGGTTTCCATCCAGGACCCCGACCTCAAGGTTCTCTATCAAAACCCCGCCCATCAGCGCATGACCGGTGATAACGCCGGACGCCTTTGCTATGAGGCCTACCGCAAGGAGAGCGAGGCCTGCGCGGGCTGTCACATACTTGCCTCTTTCGACGACGGAAAGGTGCACCGCGCCGAATTGGGGCCGGAAGCATCGGCGACGGGGGGCTACGTCGAGTTGATCGGCTCATCCCTCAAGGGAAAAGACGGCAAGCCCCTGTATGGCATCGAGATTGTCCGCGACATTACCGCTCGCAAGCTCGCCGAACAAGAAACCGCCGCCCTTAACGCTGCGCTCACCCACCAGGCCGCGGAACTGCAACAGGCAAACCAGGAACTCGAGGCGTTCTGCCACGCCATTTCCCACGACATGCGGGCCCCGCTCACCCGGGTTTACAGCTCCGCGCAAGAACTGCGCGGCTACCGTGAACAACTCGATGACAACGGTCGCTTCTTTGTTGATCTGGTTCATGATGGCTGCATACAGATGGAAGCGCTGCTCGACTCGCTGATGGTACTCTGCCGCGTCACCGAGGTGGAACTTGCCTGCGTTACTTTCGATCTCGCCCCTGCCGTACAGGAGATAGCGGCCCAACTGCGCCAGGATTACCCTGATCGCCCGGTTTCTTTCCGCGCCCCCAATCAACTCCCGGTGTACGGTGACCCCCAGCTCTTGCGCGTAGTGCTGGAGAACCTCCTCTCCAACGCCTGGAAATATAGCACCAAGGTTGAGGCCCCGGAGGTGGAACTCGGTACGAGGACCACGGGTCATGGGGAGACCACCGTTTTCATTCGCGACAACGGCGCAGGCTTCGACAGCAGCCGCGCCGGGCAGCTGTTCCAGCCCTTTAAGCGGCTACACACCTACCGGGAATTTCCCGGCACAGGTTTGGGGCTCGCCACCGTGCGCCGCATCGTGCGCCGCCACAACGGCCGCGTCTGGGGGGAAGGGGAGCCGGGCCGAGGGGCAACCTTCTACTTCACGCTGCCAGGGTGA